The proteins below are encoded in one region of Cucurbita pepo subsp. pepo cultivar mu-cu-16 chromosome LG10, ASM280686v2, whole genome shotgun sequence:
- the LOC111803839 gene encoding copper-transporting ATPase RAN1-like isoform X1 yields MAPGLRDLQLAQVAAADRRLPDNSSAAAELSDDLEDVRLLDSYEKQEENLGEIEKGMRRVQVSVSGMTCAACSNSVEAALRGVNGVLTASVALLQNRADVVFDSSLVKEEDIKEAIEDAGFEAEIIPEAPSVGKKSHGTLVGQFTIGGMTCAACVNSVETILRDLPGVRRAVVALATSLGEVEYDPTITSKDDIVNAIEDAGFEASFVQSSEQDKLLLAVAGIAGEVDVQFLEVILSNLKGLRRFLFDSTSGTLEVIFDPEVVGPRSLVDEIEGRSNRKFKLHVTSPYTRLTSKDVEEATNMFWLFIPSLFLSVLIFLQQVICPHIPLIYSLLLWRCGPFLMDDWLKWALVTVVQFIIGKRFYVAAARALRNGSANMDVLVALGTTASYVYSVCALLYGAVTGFWSPTYFETSAMLITFVLLGKYLECLAKGKTSDAIKKLVELAPATALLLIRDKGGNLIEEREIDALLIQPGDMLKVLPGTKIPADGVVNWGSSYVNESMVTGESVPVLKEVNSHVIGGTINFHGALHIQATKVGSDTVLNQIISLVETAQMSKAPIQKFADFVASIFVPTVVAIALCTLFGWYVGGILGAYPAEWLPENGNYFVFSLMFAIAVVVIACPCALGLATPTAVMVATGVGASNGVLIKGGDALERAQKVKYVIFDKTGTLTQGRATVTTAKVFTEISLGDFLKLVASAEASSEHPLGKAIVEYARHFHFFDDPSATKNGENQSRESSGWLFDVTDFSALPGQGIRCVIEGKRILVGNRKLMNENGISIAPDVDNFVIELEESAKTGILVACNDDLIGVLGIADPLKREAAVVVEGLVKMGVSPVMVTGDNWRTARAVAKELGIQDVRAEVMPAGKAEVIHNFQKDGSTVAMVGDGINDSPALAASDIGIAIGAGTDIAIEAADFVLMRNNLEDVITAIDLSRKTFNRIRLNYVFAMAYNVIAIPVAAGVLFPSLGIKLPPWAAGACMALSSVSVVCSSLLLRRYKRPRLTTILKITVE; encoded by the exons ATGGCGCCGGGCCTCAGAGACCTCCAGCTCGCCCAGGTCGCCGCCGCAGACCGTCGCCTGCCGGATAATtcttctgctgctgctgaacTTTCCGATGATCTTGAGGATGTGCGTTTGCTTGATTCCTATGAGAAGCAGGAGGAGAATTTGGGCGAAATTGAGAAAGGTATGAGGAGGGTTCAGGTCTCAGTTTCTGGGATGACCTGCGCTGCTTGTTCTAATTCCGTGGAGGCTGCTTTGAGGGGCGTTAATGGCGTTTTGACGGCTTCCGTTGCATTGCTTCAGAACAGAGCTGACGTGGTTTTTGACTCCAGCTTGGTTAAG GAAGAAGATATCAAAGAAGCAATAGAAGATGCTGGATTCGAGGCTGAGATTATACCTGAAGCTCCTTCAGTTGGAAAGAAGTCGCATGGAACACTGGTGGGTCAATTTACCATCGGTGGTATGACATGTGCAGCATGTGTGAATTCGGTAGAGACCATTTTAAGAGATCTTCCTGGTGTTAGAAGAGCAGTAGTTGCTTTGGCCACATCATTGGGAGAAGTTGAATATGATCCTACAATTACCAGTAAAGATGACATAGTTAATGCAATTGAGGATGCTGGATTTGAAGCTTCATTTGTACAGAGCAGTGAGCAAGATAAACTTTTACTAGCGGTTGCAGGCATTGCTGGCGAGGTTGATGTACAGTTTCTGGAAGTCATACTTAGCAACTTGAAAGGGTTGCGGCGGTTTCTCTTTGACAGTACATCAGGAACACTTGAGGTTATTTTTGACCCAGAAGTTGTTGGTCCCAGATCCTTAGTGGATGAGATTGAGGGAAGAAGCAACAGAAAATTTAAACTGCATGTTACCAGCCCTTACACGAGGTTAACGTCTAAGGATGTTGAAGAAGCTACGAATATGTTTTGGCTCTTTATCCCCAGTCTGTTTCTCAGT GTACTGATCTTTCTCCAACAAGTAATATGTCCTCATATTCCTTTAATCTACTCATTGTTACTCTGGCGCTGTGGACCCTTTCTCATGGATGATTGGTTAAAGTGGGCATTGGTGACTGTTGTGCAATTTATCATTGGAAAGCGCTTTTATGTTGCAGCTGCTAGAGCTCTTCGAAATGGTTCAGCTAACATGGATGTCTTGGTTGCTTTGGGTACCACAGCCTCTTATGTCTATTCTGTTTGTGCACTTCTCTATGGTGCAGTCACCGGATTTTGGTCTCCTACttattttgaaacaagtgCTATGTTGATAACCTTTGTATTACTGGGAAAGTACTTGGAGTGTCTTGCCAAGGGAAAAACATCAGATGCCATCAAGAAGTTGGTAGAACTTGCTCCTGCAACTGCTTTATTGCTCATCCGGGATAAAG GTGGGAATTTGATAGAAGAAAGGGAAATAGATGCTCTGTTAATTCAACCTGGCGACATGTTGAAAGTTCTTCCTGGTACAAAGATTCCAGCGGATGGTGTTGTTAATTGGGGTTCAAGTTATGTTAATGAGAGTATGGTTACTGGAGAATCTGTACCTGTTTTGAAGGAGGTTAACTCGCATGTTATTGGGGGTACAATTAACTTTCATGGAGCTCTTCACATCCAAGCAACGAAAGTAGGATCTGATACAGTTTTGAATCAGATTATTAGTTTGGTTGAGACAGCTCAGATGTCTAAAGCCCCAATCCAGAAGTTCGCTGATTTT GTAGCAAGTATATTCGTTCCTACCGTTGTTGCTATAGCATTGTGTACGTTATTTGGTTG GTATGTTGGAGGAATTCTTGGGGCTTATCCAGCTGAATGGCTCccagaaaatggaaattacTTCGTGTTTTCCCTCATGTTTGCAATAGCAGTGGTAGTTATTGCATGTCCTTGTGCACTAGGCTTGGCCACGCCGACTGCTGTCATGGTTGCTACAGGGGTTGGTGCCAGCAATGGTGTCTTGATCAAAGGAGGAGACGCTTTGGAGAGGGCCCAAAAGGTTAAGTACGTGATTTTTGATAAAACAGGCACACTAACCCAAGGGAGAGCCACCGTCACTACTGCCAAAGTATTCACTGAAATTTCTCTAGGAGATTTTCTTAAGCTGGTTGCTTCAGCAGAG GCTAGCAGCGAACACCCCTTGGGAAAAGCTATAGTCGAGTATGCACGAcatttccatttcttcgaCGATCCTTCTGCAACAAAAAATGGGGAAAACCAAAGTAGAGAATCTTCTGGATGGCTTTTCGATGTCACAGATTTCTCTGCATTGCCAGGCCAAGGCATCCGGTGCGTTATTGAGGGAAAAAGGATTCTG GTTGGCAACAGGAAgttgatgaatgaaaatggaatCTCCATAGCACCTGATGTAGATAATTTCGTTATAGAGCTTGAAGAAAGTGCAAAGACAGGTATTCTTGTTGCATGCAATGATGACTTAATTGGAGTTTTGGGAATAGCAGATCCACTTAAGCGAGAAGCTGCCGTTGTTGTTGAGGGTCTTGTGAAAATGGGTGTTTCTCCAGTCATGGTTACGGGTGATAATTGGAGAACAGCTCGGGCTGTTGCCAAAGAG CTTGGTATACAAGATGTGAGGGCAGAAGTAATGCCGGCGGGAAAAGCCGAAGTCATTCACAACTTCCAAAAGGACGGAAGCACAGTTGCAATGGTAGGTGATGGTATCAACGACTCGCCTGCTCTTGCTGCATCTGATATCGGAATCGCAATCGGTGCGGGAACTGATATTGCCATTGAGGCAGCAGACTTCGTCCTGATGAGAAATAATTTAGAAGATGTAATTACAGCCATCGATCTGTCAAGGAAGACTTTCAATCGAATTCGGTTGAATTACGTGTTTGCAATGGCGTACAATGTAATAGCAATTCCTGTTGCTGCGGGAGTCCTGTTTCCTTCTTTGGGGATTAAATTGCCGCCATGGGCAGCCGGTGCATGCATGGCTTTGTCATCTGTAAGTGTGGTTTGCTCTTCTTTACTTCTTAGGAGATACAAAAGGCCAAGACTTACAACAATACTTAAAATAACTGTAGAATAG
- the LOC111803839 gene encoding copper-transporting ATPase RAN1-like isoform X2, translated as MTCAACVNSVETILRDLPGVRRAVVALATSLGEVEYDPTITSKDDIVNAIEDAGFEASFVQSSEQDKLLLAVAGIAGEVDVQFLEVILSNLKGLRRFLFDSTSGTLEVIFDPEVVGPRSLVDEIEGRSNRKFKLHVTSPYTRLTSKDVEEATNMFWLFIPSLFLSVLIFLQQVICPHIPLIYSLLLWRCGPFLMDDWLKWALVTVVQFIIGKRFYVAAARALRNGSANMDVLVALGTTASYVYSVCALLYGAVTGFWSPTYFETSAMLITFVLLGKYLECLAKGKTSDAIKKLVELAPATALLLIRDKGGNLIEEREIDALLIQPGDMLKVLPGTKIPADGVVNWGSSYVNESMVTGESVPVLKEVNSHVIGGTINFHGALHIQATKVGSDTVLNQIISLVETAQMSKAPIQKFADFVASIFVPTVVAIALCTLFGWYVGGILGAYPAEWLPENGNYFVFSLMFAIAVVVIACPCALGLATPTAVMVATGVGASNGVLIKGGDALERAQKVKYVIFDKTGTLTQGRATVTTAKVFTEISLGDFLKLVASAEASSEHPLGKAIVEYARHFHFFDDPSATKNGENQSRESSGWLFDVTDFSALPGQGIRCVIEGKRILVGNRKLMNENGISIAPDVDNFVIELEESAKTGILVACNDDLIGVLGIADPLKREAAVVVEGLVKMGVSPVMVTGDNWRTARAVAKELGIQDVRAEVMPAGKAEVIHNFQKDGSTVAMVGDGINDSPALAASDIGIAIGAGTDIAIEAADFVLMRNNLEDVITAIDLSRKTFNRIRLNYVFAMAYNVIAIPVAAGVLFPSLGIKLPPWAAGACMALSSVSVVCSSLLLRRYKRPRLTTILKITVE; from the exons ATGACATGTGCAGCATGTGTGAATTCGGTAGAGACCATTTTAAGAGATCTTCCTGGTGTTAGAAGAGCAGTAGTTGCTTTGGCCACATCATTGGGAGAAGTTGAATATGATCCTACAATTACCAGTAAAGATGACATAGTTAATGCAATTGAGGATGCTGGATTTGAAGCTTCATTTGTACAGAGCAGTGAGCAAGATAAACTTTTACTAGCGGTTGCAGGCATTGCTGGCGAGGTTGATGTACAGTTTCTGGAAGTCATACTTAGCAACTTGAAAGGGTTGCGGCGGTTTCTCTTTGACAGTACATCAGGAACACTTGAGGTTATTTTTGACCCAGAAGTTGTTGGTCCCAGATCCTTAGTGGATGAGATTGAGGGAAGAAGCAACAGAAAATTTAAACTGCATGTTACCAGCCCTTACACGAGGTTAACGTCTAAGGATGTTGAAGAAGCTACGAATATGTTTTGGCTCTTTATCCCCAGTCTGTTTCTCAGT GTACTGATCTTTCTCCAACAAGTAATATGTCCTCATATTCCTTTAATCTACTCATTGTTACTCTGGCGCTGTGGACCCTTTCTCATGGATGATTGGTTAAAGTGGGCATTGGTGACTGTTGTGCAATTTATCATTGGAAAGCGCTTTTATGTTGCAGCTGCTAGAGCTCTTCGAAATGGTTCAGCTAACATGGATGTCTTGGTTGCTTTGGGTACCACAGCCTCTTATGTCTATTCTGTTTGTGCACTTCTCTATGGTGCAGTCACCGGATTTTGGTCTCCTACttattttgaaacaagtgCTATGTTGATAACCTTTGTATTACTGGGAAAGTACTTGGAGTGTCTTGCCAAGGGAAAAACATCAGATGCCATCAAGAAGTTGGTAGAACTTGCTCCTGCAACTGCTTTATTGCTCATCCGGGATAAAG GTGGGAATTTGATAGAAGAAAGGGAAATAGATGCTCTGTTAATTCAACCTGGCGACATGTTGAAAGTTCTTCCTGGTACAAAGATTCCAGCGGATGGTGTTGTTAATTGGGGTTCAAGTTATGTTAATGAGAGTATGGTTACTGGAGAATCTGTACCTGTTTTGAAGGAGGTTAACTCGCATGTTATTGGGGGTACAATTAACTTTCATGGAGCTCTTCACATCCAAGCAACGAAAGTAGGATCTGATACAGTTTTGAATCAGATTATTAGTTTGGTTGAGACAGCTCAGATGTCTAAAGCCCCAATCCAGAAGTTCGCTGATTTT GTAGCAAGTATATTCGTTCCTACCGTTGTTGCTATAGCATTGTGTACGTTATTTGGTTG GTATGTTGGAGGAATTCTTGGGGCTTATCCAGCTGAATGGCTCccagaaaatggaaattacTTCGTGTTTTCCCTCATGTTTGCAATAGCAGTGGTAGTTATTGCATGTCCTTGTGCACTAGGCTTGGCCACGCCGACTGCTGTCATGGTTGCTACAGGGGTTGGTGCCAGCAATGGTGTCTTGATCAAAGGAGGAGACGCTTTGGAGAGGGCCCAAAAGGTTAAGTACGTGATTTTTGATAAAACAGGCACACTAACCCAAGGGAGAGCCACCGTCACTACTGCCAAAGTATTCACTGAAATTTCTCTAGGAGATTTTCTTAAGCTGGTTGCTTCAGCAGAG GCTAGCAGCGAACACCCCTTGGGAAAAGCTATAGTCGAGTATGCACGAcatttccatttcttcgaCGATCCTTCTGCAACAAAAAATGGGGAAAACCAAAGTAGAGAATCTTCTGGATGGCTTTTCGATGTCACAGATTTCTCTGCATTGCCAGGCCAAGGCATCCGGTGCGTTATTGAGGGAAAAAGGATTCTG GTTGGCAACAGGAAgttgatgaatgaaaatggaatCTCCATAGCACCTGATGTAGATAATTTCGTTATAGAGCTTGAAGAAAGTGCAAAGACAGGTATTCTTGTTGCATGCAATGATGACTTAATTGGAGTTTTGGGAATAGCAGATCCACTTAAGCGAGAAGCTGCCGTTGTTGTTGAGGGTCTTGTGAAAATGGGTGTTTCTCCAGTCATGGTTACGGGTGATAATTGGAGAACAGCTCGGGCTGTTGCCAAAGAG CTTGGTATACAAGATGTGAGGGCAGAAGTAATGCCGGCGGGAAAAGCCGAAGTCATTCACAACTTCCAAAAGGACGGAAGCACAGTTGCAATGGTAGGTGATGGTATCAACGACTCGCCTGCTCTTGCTGCATCTGATATCGGAATCGCAATCGGTGCGGGAACTGATATTGCCATTGAGGCAGCAGACTTCGTCCTGATGAGAAATAATTTAGAAGATGTAATTACAGCCATCGATCTGTCAAGGAAGACTTTCAATCGAATTCGGTTGAATTACGTGTTTGCAATGGCGTACAATGTAATAGCAATTCCTGTTGCTGCGGGAGTCCTGTTTCCTTCTTTGGGGATTAAATTGCCGCCATGGGCAGCCGGTGCATGCATGGCTTTGTCATCTGTAAGTGTGGTTTGCTCTTCTTTACTTCTTAGGAGATACAAAAGGCCAAGACTTACAACAATACTTAAAATAACTGTAGAATAG